A single window of Cololabis saira isolate AMF1-May2022 chromosome 24, fColSai1.1, whole genome shotgun sequence DNA harbors:
- the LOC133424845 gene encoding tyrosyl-DNA phosphodiesterase 2-like: protein MDELLSDFPRLDMEDGEAESSRPTGGAGAPEIRDEPAGPAADGLTLISWNVDGLDGEEQPARARGLCSYLSSYSPDVVLLQEVVQPYFRFIHKRLADTYTFIKGGETGYFTAMLLRTSGLTLLDTQIIPFPNTRMMRNLLVAQVLFRGQKLCLMTSHLESCKASAGERMRQLRLVMRRMSEAPGDVTVLFGGDTNLRDPEVIKVGIPSGVCDVWEVLGEPESCRHTWDTWANTNKDMRFKSRFRFDRLYLRRAAEAEAPPLEPRSMALEPRSMALVGLEKLQCGRYTSDHWGIHCSFTA from the exons ATGGACGAGCTTCTTTCAGACTTTCCTCGATTGGACATGGAAGACGGAGAGGCGGAGAGCTCCAGACCGACTGGGGGGGCCGGAGCTCCAGAAATCAG AGACGAGCCAGCAGGACCCGCAGCAGACGGACTGACGCTGATCAGCTGGAACGTGGACGGGCTTGAtggagaagagcagccggcGCGGGCCAGAGGCCTCTGCTCGTATCTGAGCTC atactCCCCAGACGTGGTGCTGCTTCAGGAGGTCGTCCAGCCGTACTTCCGCTTCATACACAAGCGCCTGGCAGACACCTACACCTTCATCAAGG GTGGGGAGACGGGCTACTTCACCGCCATGCTGCTGAGGACGTCTGGACTCACGCTGCTGGACACCCAGATCATCCCCTTCCCCAACACTCGCATGATGAGGAACCTGCTCGTCGCTCAG GTGTTGTTCAGAGGGCAGAAACTCTGCCTGATGACGTCCCACTTGGAGAGCTGCAAGGCCAGCGCCGGCGAGCGGATGAGGCAGCTGCGACTGGTGATGAGGAGGATGAGCGAGGCCCCTGGGGACGTGACGGTGCTGTTCGGAGGAGACACCAACCTGAGGGACCCCGAG GTGATCAAAGTGGGGATTCCCAGCGGGGTCTGCGACGTGTGGGAGGTGCTGGGAGAACCCGAGAGCTGCCGCCACACCTGGGACACCTGGGCCAACACCAACAAGGACATGCGCTTCAAGAGTCGCTTCCGCTTCGACCGGTTGTACCTGCGGCGGGCGGCCGAGGCCGAGGCCCCGCCGCTGGAGCCCCGCAGCATGGCTCTGGAGCCCCGCAGCATGGCTCTGGTCGGCCTGGAGAAGCTGCAGTGTGGCCGCTACACCAGCGACCACTGGGGGATCCACTGCTCCTTCACCGCGTAG